A stretch of Microbulbifer sp. SAOS-129_SWC DNA encodes these proteins:
- a CDS encoding thymidine phosphorylase family protein: MVATGQLRAVRMGIDTHEEPIVFMRSDCAICHAEGFTANTRLQIHTGERHLIATLNMVSAALLPEGTIGFSESSWQYLRLEPEQLVRVRHTPQVHSLSALRKKIYGHELQAIELQAIVRDINRRLYSDIEIASFLTACAGERLTTAEVIALTRAMVGAGNTIRWPNYTHVFDKHCIGGLPGNRTTPIVIAICSAAGLVIPKTSSRAITSPAGTADTMEVLTEVDLSLEQLQRVVNETGACLAAGGRVGLSPTDDQLIRIERALDLDSEGQLVASVLSKKVAAGSTDILIDMPVGPTAKLRDRVQAERLIELFHAAAAALQLRLRCVITDGSQAIGNGIGPTEEARDVIAVLQNHAEAPADLTERALYLAAQLLVMQSGSDESSALARAREILHSGRAWTQFQRICAAQGGLKEIVEAPHRTALRADRNGHLLDMDNRRLAQLAKLAGAPSSAAAGLRLHVKVGDPVIAGQPLATLYADTAGELIYARDYFRDNRDLFKIGGKP; encoded by the coding sequence ATGGTCGCCACCGGTCAATTGCGCGCCGTGCGTATGGGTATCGATACCCACGAAGAGCCCATCGTGTTCATGCGCAGCGATTGCGCCATCTGCCACGCCGAAGGCTTCACCGCCAACACGCGCCTGCAGATTCACACCGGCGAGCGCCACCTGATTGCCACGCTCAACATGGTCAGTGCGGCACTGCTGCCGGAAGGTACCATCGGTTTCTCCGAGAGCAGCTGGCAGTACCTGCGGCTGGAACCGGAGCAGCTGGTGCGGGTGCGGCACACGCCGCAGGTGCACTCGCTGAGCGCGCTGCGCAAAAAGATCTACGGCCATGAACTGCAGGCGATCGAACTGCAGGCGATCGTGCGCGACATCAACCGCCGGCTCTATTCCGATATCGAGATTGCCAGCTTCCTGACCGCCTGTGCCGGCGAGCGCCTGACGACGGCGGAAGTGATCGCGTTGACGCGGGCGATGGTCGGCGCGGGCAATACCATCCGCTGGCCCAATTACACCCACGTGTTCGACAAGCACTGCATCGGCGGCCTGCCCGGCAATCGCACCACCCCCATCGTCATCGCCATCTGCAGCGCCGCCGGACTGGTGATTCCCAAAACCTCGTCGCGCGCCATCACCTCGCCCGCCGGCACCGCCGACACCATGGAAGTGCTCACCGAAGTGGACCTGAGCCTCGAGCAACTGCAGCGGGTGGTCAACGAGACCGGCGCCTGCCTGGCCGCCGGCGGGCGCGTGGGGCTGAGCCCCACCGATGACCAGCTGATCCGCATCGAGCGCGCGCTGGATCTCGACAGCGAGGGGCAGCTGGTGGCCTCGGTGCTGTCGAAGAAAGTCGCCGCCGGCTCCACCGATATCCTCATCGACATGCCGGTCGGCCCCACCGCCAAGCTGCGCGACCGCGTCCAGGCCGAGCGGCTGATCGAACTGTTTCACGCTGCTGCAGCGGCGCTGCAACTGCGGCTGCGCTGTGTCATCACCGACGGCAGCCAGGCGATCGGCAACGGCATCGGCCCCACCGAGGAAGCCCGCGATGTCATCGCGGTATTGCAAAACCACGCCGAGGCCCCCGCAGACCTGACCGAGCGCGCCCTCTATCTGGCCGCACAACTGCTGGTCATGCAGTCGGGCAGCGACGAATCCAGTGCACTGGCCAGGGCGCGGGAAATCCTGCACTCGGGGCGCGCCTGGACACAGTTCCAGCGTATCTGCGCCGCCCAGGGCGGTCTGAAGGAGATTGTCGAAGCGCCCCACCGCACGGCGCTGCGCGCCGACCGCAACGGTCACCTGCTCGACATGGACAACCGGCGCCTGGCCCAGCTGGCCAAGCTCGCCGGCGCGCCCTCTTCCGCCGCAGCGGGGCTGCGCCTGCACGTCAAGGTCGGGGATCCGGTGATCGCCGGCCAGCCCCTGGCCACCCTGTATGCGGACACTGCCGGCGAGCTGATCTACGCACGGGACTACTTCCGCGATAACCGCGACCTGTTCAAGATCGGTGGGAAACCGTGA
- a CDS encoding universal stress protein — protein MQNFHKILFVSHGAGDESDGLMQAVSTARNSGAELQVQIACPPLPDEFEGYREAYVDGLRGHVEATLTIVRDNLRLAQDELPVAMAVDCGKNPAERITRRVLDEDFDLVIKNVEGADQGRGFRALDMELLRKCPCPVWLCRPIRHSRPDINVVVAVDPECEGGAAYDLAIRLLRLSRALADTCSGTLHVVSCWEYDVDSYLRQHVSIEASDEEIDRIIERAGSRHRGQLDALIHAAGIGGPVEIHHAVARAERFIPLLIEERGFDILVMGTVARSGIPGFIMGNTAENILRKVSCSLLALKPSDFVSPVKP, from the coding sequence ATGCAGAATTTTCATAAAATCCTGTTCGTCAGTCATGGCGCTGGCGACGAGAGCGACGGCCTGATGCAGGCCGTCAGTACTGCCCGCAACAGCGGCGCCGAGTTACAGGTGCAGATAGCCTGCCCGCCGCTGCCGGACGAGTTCGAAGGTTACCGTGAGGCCTATGTCGACGGCCTGCGCGGTCATGTCGAGGCGACCCTGACGATCGTGCGTGACAACCTGCGCCTGGCGCAGGATGAGTTACCGGTGGCGATGGCGGTGGACTGTGGGAAAAATCCTGCCGAGCGCATCACCCGCCGTGTGTTGGACGAGGACTTCGATCTGGTCATCAAGAATGTAGAGGGGGCGGACCAGGGGCGTGGATTCCGCGCACTGGATATGGAGCTGTTGCGCAAGTGCCCCTGCCCGGTGTGGCTGTGCCGCCCGATCCGCCATTCGCGGCCGGATATCAATGTCGTGGTGGCTGTCGATCCGGAGTGCGAGGGCGGCGCCGCCTACGACCTGGCGATTCGCCTGTTGCGCCTGTCGAGGGCACTGGCGGACACCTGCAGCGGCACGCTGCACGTGGTGTCCTGTTGGGAGTACGACGTGGACAGCTACCTGCGCCAGCATGTCTCCATCGAGGCCTCCGACGAAGAGATAGACCGCATTATCGAACGTGCCGGTTCCCGGCATCGCGGCCAGCTGGATGCGCTGATCCATGCGGCGGGTATCGGCGGGCCGGTGGAGATTCACCACGCGGTGGCACGCGCCGAGCGCTTTATCCCCCTGCTGATCGAGGAGCGTGGCTTCGACATCCTGGTGATGGGCACGGTTGCGCGCAGCGGTATTCCCGGTTTTATCATGGGCAATACGGCGGAAAATATTCTGCGCAAGGTGAGCTGTTCACTGCTGGCGTTGAAGCCGAGTGATTTTGTGTCGCCGGTTAAACCGTAG
- a CDS encoding DUF885 domain-containing protein produces MKLPISLLAAAIGTLLLAGCGQKHDADTAVKAAADKPAAQQTAADSTAKSTAGDPQAIADANQLFEDLFQQQLARSPEFETALGIKKDYDKWDDLSDAFAAETHALNQRQLAQLQKLDPAKLDDATRLSLELYKRNLQMDIKGYKWRLYNYPVNQMFGTHSSVPSLLINQHRIDDVSDARAYIARLNALPTLFDQLIAGLKERADKGIIAPKFVFPYVISDSKNLISGAPYDDGKDNTLFADFKGKVAKLEIDQAQKDQLIADAKQALLESTEPAYQHLISYLGELEKKATTDDGAWKFPDGNDFYDFALKRTTTTDLTADQIHTIGLKEVKRIHGEMRGIMKEVGFKGTLQDFFKFMRTDKQFYYPNTDAGRQRYLKEATALIDNMKEHLPELFLTLPKADLVVKAVEPYREKSAGKAFYERPAPDGSRPGIYYANLYNMADMPTYQMAALAYHEGIPGHHMQISIAQELKGIPKFRKFGGYTAYVEGWGLYSEFVPKEMGFYKDPYSDFGRLAMELWRACRLVVDTGIHRKKWTREQAIDWLQENTPNPHGDVVKAIERYIVMPSQATAYKIGMLKILELRAKAKKELGDQFDIRAFHDTILANGAVPLDVLEELVDQWIAKVKAGK; encoded by the coding sequence ATGAAATTACCCATTTCCCTGCTGGCTGCCGCGATCGGCACCCTGCTGCTGGCCGGCTGCGGCCAGAAACACGACGCCGACACGGCCGTCAAAGCCGCCGCCGACAAACCCGCTGCCCAGCAAACCGCCGCCGACAGCACTGCCAAAAGCACCGCCGGCGACCCCCAGGCCATCGCCGATGCCAACCAGCTGTTCGAGGATCTTTTCCAGCAGCAACTGGCGCGCAGCCCCGAGTTTGAAACCGCGCTCGGCATCAAGAAGGACTACGACAAGTGGGATGACCTGTCCGACGCATTCGCCGCCGAGACCCACGCCCTTAACCAACGCCAGCTGGCACAACTGCAGAAGCTCGATCCGGCCAAACTGGACGACGCCACTCGCCTGAGCCTCGAGCTGTACAAGCGCAACCTGCAGATGGATATCAAAGGTTACAAGTGGCGCCTGTACAACTACCCGGTCAACCAGATGTTCGGCACCCACTCGAGCGTGCCGTCGCTGCTGATCAACCAGCATCGCATCGATGATGTCAGCGATGCCAGGGCGTATATCGCACGCCTGAATGCGCTGCCCACACTCTTCGACCAGCTGATCGCCGGTCTCAAGGAGCGCGCTGACAAAGGCATCATCGCGCCCAAGTTCGTCTTCCCCTATGTGATCAGCGACAGCAAAAACCTGATCAGTGGCGCGCCCTATGACGACGGCAAGGACAACACCCTGTTTGCCGATTTCAAGGGCAAGGTGGCCAAGCTGGAAATCGACCAGGCGCAGAAGGACCAGCTGATTGCCGACGCCAAACAGGCCTTGCTGGAGAGCACCGAACCCGCCTACCAGCACCTGATCAGCTATCTGGGTGAACTGGAGAAAAAAGCCACCACCGACGACGGCGCGTGGAAATTCCCCGATGGCAACGACTTCTACGATTTTGCCCTGAAGCGCACCACCACCACAGATCTCACCGCGGACCAGATCCACACGATCGGCCTCAAGGAAGTCAAACGCATTCACGGCGAGATGCGCGGTATCATGAAGGAGGTCGGCTTCAAGGGCACCCTGCAGGACTTCTTCAAGTTCATGCGCACCGACAAGCAGTTCTACTACCCCAACACCGATGCCGGCCGCCAGCGCTACCTGAAAGAAGCCACGGCGCTGATCGACAACATGAAGGAGCACCTGCCCGAGCTGTTCCTGACGCTGCCGAAGGCGGACCTGGTGGTCAAGGCGGTGGAGCCCTATCGGGAAAAATCCGCCGGCAAGGCGTTCTACGAACGACCGGCCCCGGACGGCTCGCGTCCCGGCATCTACTACGCCAACCTGTACAACATGGCGGACATGCCCACTTACCAGATGGCGGCGCTGGCCTACCACGAGGGCATTCCCGGCCACCATATGCAGATTTCCATCGCCCAGGAACTGAAAGGTATTCCCAAGTTCCGCAAATTCGGCGGCTACACCGCCTACGTGGAAGGCTGGGGTCTCTACTCCGAGTTTGTGCCGAAAGAGATGGGCTTCTACAAGGATCCCTACTCCGATTTCGGCCGTCTGGCCATGGAGCTGTGGCGCGCCTGCCGCCTGGTGGTGGACACCGGCATTCACCGCAAGAAGTGGACCCGCGAACAGGCAATCGACTGGCTGCAGGAAAACACCCCCAATCCGCACGGGGATGTGGTCAAGGCGATCGAGCGTTATATCGTCATGCCGTCACAGGCGACCGCCTACAAGATCGGCATGCTGAAGATTCTCGAACTGCGTGCCAAGGCGAAAAAAGAACTGGGTGACCAGTTCGATATCCGCGCCTTCCACGACACGATACTGGCCAACGGCGCCGTGCCGCTGGACGTATTGGAAGAGCTGGTGGATCAGTGGATTGCCAAGGTTAAAGCCGGCAAGTAA
- the sodB gene encoding superoxide dismutase [Fe] has protein sequence MAFELPELPYAKNALEPHISEETLEYHYGKHHKTYVDKLNGLLEGTPEADKSLEEVIKGASGGVFNNAAQVWNHTFYWNCLSPNGGGEATGAVAEAINAAFGSFDKFKEEFTNSAVNNFGSGWTWLVKKGDGSVAIVNTSNAATPVTEADQTPLLTCDVWEHAYYIDYRNARPKYMEAFWALVNWDFVNQNFA, from the coding sequence ATGGCTTTCGAACTGCCCGAACTCCCTTACGCAAAGAATGCCCTGGAACCGCACATCTCCGAGGAAACCCTCGAGTACCATTACGGCAAACACCACAAGACTTACGTCGACAAACTGAACGGCCTGCTGGAAGGTACTCCGGAAGCCGATAAATCCCTGGAAGAGGTCATCAAAGGCGCTTCCGGCGGTGTCTTCAACAACGCCGCTCAAGTGTGGAACCACACCTTCTACTGGAACTGCCTGAGCCCGAACGGCGGCGGTGAAGCCACCGGCGCCGTGGCCGAGGCCATTAACGCTGCCTTCGGATCCTTCGACAAGTTCAAGGAAGAATTCACCAACAGCGCCGTCAACAACTTCGGTTCCGGCTGGACCTGGCTGGTCAAGAAAGGCGACGGCTCCGTAGCCATCGTCAACACCTCCAACGCCGCAACTCCGGTTACCGAAGCCGACCAGACTCCGCTGCTGACCTGCGACGTGTGGGAACACGCCTACTACATCGATTACCGCAATGCGCGGCCGAAGTACATGGAAGCCTTCTGGGCTCTGGTGAACTGGGACTTCGTCAACCAGAACTTCGCCTGA
- the ggt gene encoding gamma-glutamyltransferase codes for MRKLLFALTAIASAATMHAACATPAPQDKSTISQQALDATAPPTTMARLAAAKPVQAEHAMVVTAQHLATKVGVDILKQGGNAVDAAVAVGYTLAVVHPCCGNIGGGGFMMLHPADGKTVFLDFREKAPLKATPTMFQDADGNVVKGRSTHTYLGVGVPGTVMGLDAALKKYGSMSLKQVIAPAIKLARDGFILQQGDVNILHTRSAEFANHPNVAKTFLNQGKPYEVGDRLVQPQLARTLEQIEKGGTRAFYHGPIAEAVVKASEANGGLLSMKDFAEYTVKWDQPIECQYRDYTVMSSPPPSSGGTTICQILQLIKPYPMAKWGYGSVEATHHLVEAERRAFADRNTYLGDPAFVQNPIARLLSPEHVDQMRSTIQPDKATPSSEIHGSLGAAEGQHTTHYSVVDAEGNAVGVTYTINYLFGVGQIAADTGFFLNNEMDDFTSKPGVPNSFGLVQGEINQVEPGKRPLSSMSPTIVLNKGKLFMVTGSPGGSTIISTTLESILNVVDFGLNMQQAVDAPRLHHQWYPDTVLIEPGLLTPETETALEKMGHKFREVKSWGADEAILVNPKSKLLEGANDRRRPAGQAAGY; via the coding sequence ATGCGTAAACTCCTTTTCGCTCTCACCGCCATTGCTTCCGCCGCGACGATGCACGCCGCCTGCGCCACGCCGGCGCCGCAGGACAAATCGACAATCTCCCAACAGGCCCTGGATGCCACCGCGCCGCCCACCACCATGGCGCGGCTGGCGGCCGCCAAGCCTGTGCAGGCCGAGCACGCCATGGTGGTCACCGCACAGCACCTGGCCACCAAAGTGGGTGTGGATATCCTCAAACAGGGCGGCAACGCCGTAGACGCCGCCGTGGCAGTGGGCTACACGCTGGCGGTGGTACACCCCTGTTGTGGCAACATCGGTGGCGGCGGCTTCATGATGCTGCACCCGGCGGACGGCAAGACCGTATTCCTCGACTTCCGAGAAAAGGCACCGCTGAAGGCGACCCCGACCATGTTCCAGGATGCCGACGGCAATGTGGTCAAAGGGCGCAGTACCCACACCTACCTGGGCGTGGGTGTGCCGGGCACAGTCATGGGGCTGGACGCCGCGCTGAAGAAGTACGGCAGCATGAGCCTGAAGCAGGTGATCGCGCCGGCCATCAAGCTGGCCCGCGACGGCTTCATCCTGCAGCAGGGCGACGTCAACATCCTGCATACGCGCAGCGCGGAATTCGCCAATCATCCCAATGTGGCCAAAACCTTCCTCAACCAGGGCAAACCCTATGAGGTGGGCGACCGCCTGGTGCAACCGCAACTGGCACGTACCCTCGAGCAGATCGAAAAGGGCGGCACCCGCGCCTTTTATCACGGCCCCATCGCCGAAGCGGTGGTCAAGGCCAGCGAGGCCAACGGCGGCCTGCTGAGCATGAAGGACTTTGCCGAATACACGGTTAAATGGGACCAGCCAATCGAGTGCCAGTACCGCGACTACACGGTGATGTCCTCACCACCGCCCAGCTCCGGCGGCACCACCATCTGCCAGATACTGCAGCTGATCAAGCCCTACCCGATGGCCAAGTGGGGCTACGGCTCTGTCGAAGCGACCCACCACCTGGTAGAGGCCGAGCGCCGCGCCTTCGCCGACCGCAACACCTATCTGGGCGACCCGGCGTTCGTACAGAATCCGATCGCCAGGCTGCTCTCGCCCGAGCATGTGGACCAGATGCGCTCGACCATTCAGCCGGATAAAGCCACCCCTTCGAGCGAGATCCACGGCAGCCTCGGCGCTGCCGAGGGCCAGCACACCACCCACTATTCGGTGGTCGATGCCGAGGGCAACGCGGTCGGAGTGACCTACACCATCAACTACCTGTTTGGCGTCGGCCAGATTGCCGCCGATACCGGTTTCTTCCTCAACAACGAGATGGATGACTTCACCTCCAAACCCGGCGTCCCCAATTCGTTCGGCCTGGTCCAGGGTGAGATCAACCAGGTAGAGCCCGGCAAGCGCCCGCTGAGCTCGATGTCACCGACTATCGTGCTGAACAAGGGCAAGCTGTTTATGGTCACCGGTAGTCCCGGCGGCTCGACGATCATTTCCACCACCCTGGAAAGTATCCTCAACGTGGTCGATTTCGGCCTGAATATGCAGCAAGCGGTCGATGCGCCGCGGCTGCACCACCAGTGGTATCCGGACACAGTGCTGATCGAACCCGGCCTGCTGACCCCGGAAACCGAAACTGCGCTGGAGAAGATGGGGCACAAGTTCAGGGAAGTGAAGTCCTGGGGCGCCGACGAGGCCATCCTGGTCAACCCCAAGAGCAAGCTGCTTGAGGGCGCCAACGACCGCCGGCGTCCGGCGGGACAAGCCGCCGGCTACTGA
- a CDS encoding fumarate hydratase — translation MTTIRQDDLIHSVADALQFISYYHPQDFIQALNKAYEKEANPAAKDAMAQILINSRMCAQGHRPICQDTGIVTVKLKVGMNVQWQADMSVTDMVNEGVRRAYKNPDNVLRASILADPDGARKNTGDNTPAVIHYEIVPGDTVEVYVAAKGGGSEAKSKFAMLNPSDSVVDWVLNMVPQMGAGWCPPGMLGIGVGGTAEKAMLLAKESLLDPIDIQDLQERGASNRAEELRLELYDKVNKLGIGAQGLGGLTTVLDVKVKDYPTHAANKAVAIIPNCAATRHTHFTLDGSGPAAQKAPKLEDWPEVTREAGGNTRRVNLDEVTREDVLSWQPGETLLLNGKMLTGRDAAHKKMVDILAKGESLPVDLTGRFIYYVGPVDPVREEVVGPAGPTTATRMDKFTRTMLEETGLLGMIGKAERGPVAIEAIRDNKAVYLMAVGGAAYLVAQAIKGSKVMAFPELGMEAIYEFEVEDMPVTVAVDSQGESVHQTGPLIWKAKIEEGAV, via the coding sequence ATGACCACTATCCGCCAGGACGACCTGATCCACAGCGTTGCCGACGCGCTGCAATTCATTTCCTACTACCATCCGCAGGACTTCATCCAGGCCCTGAACAAGGCCTACGAGAAAGAGGCCAACCCGGCGGCCAAGGACGCCATGGCCCAGATCCTGATCAACTCGCGCATGTGCGCCCAGGGCCACCGCCCAATCTGCCAGGACACCGGTATCGTAACGGTGAAGCTGAAAGTGGGCATGAACGTGCAGTGGCAAGCGGACATGAGCGTGACCGATATGGTCAACGAGGGCGTGCGCCGCGCCTACAAGAACCCGGACAACGTGCTGCGCGCGTCGATCCTCGCGGACCCGGACGGTGCGCGCAAGAACACCGGCGACAACACCCCGGCGGTGATCCACTACGAGATCGTGCCCGGTGACACCGTCGAGGTCTATGTGGCGGCCAAGGGCGGCGGTTCCGAGGCGAAGAGCAAGTTCGCAATGTTGAACCCTTCTGACTCGGTGGTCGACTGGGTGCTGAACATGGTGCCGCAGATGGGTGCGGGCTGGTGTCCACCGGGCATGCTGGGCATTGGTGTGGGCGGCACGGCCGAAAAGGCGATGCTGCTGGCGAAGGAATCCCTGCTCGACCCGATCGATATCCAGGACCTGCAGGAGCGCGGCGCGTCCAACCGCGCCGAGGAACTGCGCCTGGAGCTGTACGACAAGGTCAACAAACTGGGCATCGGCGCCCAGGGCCTGGGCGGCCTGACTACCGTGCTGGATGTGAAGGTCAAGGACTACCCGACCCACGCCGCCAACAAGGCGGTGGCGATCATCCCCAACTGCGCCGCCACCCGTCACACCCACTTCACCCTCGACGGTTCCGGTCCGGCAGCCCAGAAGGCGCCGAAGCTGGAAGACTGGCCGGAAGTCACCCGTGAGGCCGGCGGCAACACCCGCCGCGTGAACCTGGACGAAGTGACCCGCGAAGACGTACTGAGCTGGCAGCCGGGTGAAACGCTGCTGCTGAACGGCAAGATGCTGACCGGCCGCGACGCGGCACACAAGAAAATGGTCGACATCCTGGCCAAGGGCGAGTCGCTGCCGGTGGACCTGACTGGTCGTTTTATCTACTACGTGGGCCCGGTGGATCCGGTGCGCGAGGAAGTGGTCGGCCCGGCCGGTCCCACCACCGCCACCCGTATGGACAAGTTCACCCGCACCATGCTGGAAGAGACCGGCCTGCTGGGCATGATCGGCAAGGCCGAGCGCGGCCCGGTCGCGATCGAAGCCATCCGCGATAACAAGGCCGTGTACCTGATGGCCGTCGGCGGCGCCGCCTACCTGGTGGCCCAGGCCATCAAGGGCTCCAAAGTCATGGCCTTCCCGGAACTGGGAATGGAAGCCATCTACGAGTTCGAAGTCGAGGACATGCCGGTGACCGTGGCTGTGGACAGCCAGGGTGAATCGGTGCACCAGACCGGGCCGCTGATCTGGAAAGCCAAGATTGAGGAAGGGGCGGTTTAA
- the cysZ gene encoding sulfate transporter CysZ: protein MTSNPIHGVDALLYGARLLTRRELRRFIIVPLIINLVLFIALTAIMLSQLSGLVDYLNSLLSNTPVNTEHMSWFSAAMAKAAAWLASVFHWLAWLIAIVVALLFLFVYGYLFSVITNIIAAPFNGFLAEKVEEMLTGKAPPAESLPSMVWRTLGREMRKLWYFLGWGLVILLISFITSVTVFIPAALGVLWGAWCMAIQYVDYPLDNHQRPFDELKRVLRRRKLTTLSFGGAVMLAKMVPILNIFVMPAAVAGGTALWIERLRQEGDPGTDSHSRELQRK from the coding sequence ATGACTTCCAACCCGATACACGGCGTCGATGCCCTGCTTTATGGCGCCCGCCTGCTGACCCGGCGCGAGCTGCGTCGCTTTATCATCGTGCCATTGATCATCAACCTGGTGCTGTTTATCGCGCTGACAGCAATCATGCTGTCACAGCTGAGCGGCCTGGTGGACTACCTCAACAGCCTGCTGTCCAACACACCGGTCAATACCGAGCATATGTCCTGGTTCAGCGCGGCCATGGCCAAGGCCGCGGCCTGGCTGGCCAGCGTTTTTCACTGGCTGGCGTGGCTGATCGCCATCGTGGTGGCGCTGCTGTTCCTGTTCGTTTACGGCTACCTGTTCAGTGTCATCACCAATATCATCGCCGCGCCATTCAATGGCTTCCTGGCGGAAAAGGTCGAGGAGATGCTGACCGGCAAGGCACCGCCAGCGGAGTCACTGCCGAGCATGGTATGGCGCACGCTGGGGCGGGAAATGCGCAAGCTGTGGTATTTCCTCGGCTGGGGACTGGTGATTTTGCTGATCAGCTTTATCACCAGTGTGACCGTTTTCATTCCCGCAGCGCTCGGCGTGTTGTGGGGCGCCTGGTGCATGGCTATCCAGTATGTGGACTATCCGCTCGACAACCACCAGCGCCCTTTCGACGAACTGAAACGCGTACTGCGCCGGCGCAAGCTGACCACACTCAGTTTCGGCGGTGCTGTGATGCTGGCGAAGATGGTGCCGATCCTGAATATCTTCGTGATGCCGGCAGCGGTGGCCGGCGGTACTGCGCTGTGGATTGAGCGGTTGCGGCAGGAGGGGGATCCGGGAACCGACTCGCACTCGCGGGAGTTGCAGCGGAAATAG
- a CDS encoding PA4642 family protein, translating to MSLKKDKQKVLGEVFDDERIAGFLVGEAPDGMARDYFLLERAYRSMTAESFTTFVRLFLEQNLDLDSPGPDGKTLLARIEEHRQGSDYAEVLKNAGARS from the coding sequence GTGAGCCTGAAAAAAGACAAACAGAAAGTCCTCGGCGAAGTGTTCGACGATGAGCGCATCGCCGGTTTTCTGGTCGGCGAGGCGCCGGATGGCATGGCGCGGGACTATTTCCTGCTGGAGCGCGCCTATCGCAGCATGACCGCGGAAAGCTTCACCACCTTTGTGCGTCTTTTCCTGGAACAGAATCTCGACCTCGACAGCCCCGGCCCGGATGGCAAAACACTGCTGGCACGAATCGAGGAACACCGCCAGGGCAGCGACTACGCGGAAGTCCTTAAGAACGCCGGCGCCCGATCCTGA
- a CDS encoding amidase: MKTIKMLACGAVALLFATTALAANDNKDYATAGELRAALSAGRTTSAQLVTTYLQRIKARNKSLHAVTQINPHALEDARRLDRLRAEGKVLGPLHGIPVLLKDNIDTGDGMANTAGSVLLKDNFPQHDAFLVAQLRAAGAIILGKANLSEWANFRSTHSSSGWSGTGGQAHNPYDLSRSPCGSSSGSAIAVAAGLVPLAVGTETDGSVTCPAAINGIVGIKPTLGLISRSGIIPISIHQDTAGPMATTVTGAVLLLDAMTGRDDKDPDGFAPTGRYAGQLVNGGLKGVRIGVVRYLMGYHPQTDAVFEQAVQTLRSKGATIVDNANIETLDAIEEKEFELLAWDFKDALNEYLAGTTGDYKSLQSLIRGNREQAGAEMPYFDQEIFVQAQASRGRDEPEYAAQVARLKKLAGADGIDATMKKYHVDILVAPTTAPAWKIDHISGDHYLGSATTPAAVAGYPHITVPMGFVDHLPVGISFFASARQEDRLIRTAYNYEQASHERRAPEFLAGDPN, translated from the coding sequence ATGAAAACAATAAAAATGCTCGCCTGCGGCGCCGTGGCGCTGCTGTTCGCCACCACGGCGCTCGCCGCCAATGACAATAAAGACTACGCCACTGCCGGCGAACTGCGCGCGGCCCTGAGCGCCGGCCGCACGACCTCGGCCCAGCTGGTGACCACTTACCTGCAGCGCATCAAAGCACGTAACAAATCGCTGCACGCAGTCACCCAGATCAATCCGCACGCGCTCGAGGACGCCCGGCGCCTCGACCGGCTGCGCGCCGAGGGCAAGGTACTCGGGCCACTGCACGGTATTCCGGTATTGCTCAAGGACAACATCGACACCGGTGACGGTATGGCCAACACCGCCGGCTCAGTACTGCTGAAGGACAATTTCCCGCAGCACGATGCCTTCCTGGTGGCCCAGCTGCGCGCAGCCGGCGCCATCATTCTCGGCAAGGCCAACCTGAGCGAGTGGGCCAATTTCCGTTCCACCCACTCGTCCAGTGGCTGGAGCGGCACCGGCGGCCAGGCGCACAACCCTTATGACCTGAGCCGCTCGCCGTGCGGTTCCAGCTCCGGTTCCGCCATCGCCGTAGCCGCCGGCCTGGTGCCGCTCGCAGTGGGCACCGAAACCGACGGCTCGGTAACCTGCCCCGCGGCCATCAATGGGATCGTCGGCATCAAGCCGACGCTCGGCCTTATCAGCCGCTCCGGCATTATTCCCATTTCCATTCACCAGGACACTGCCGGCCCGATGGCGACGACGGTAACCGGCGCGGTACTGCTGCTGGATGCGATGACCGGCCGCGACGACAAGGACCCCGACGGCTTTGCCCCGACCGGCCGCTACGCCGGGCAGCTGGTGAACGGCGGCCTGAAAGGCGTGCGTATCGGCGTGGTGCGCTACCTGATGGGCTATCACCCGCAGACCGATGCCGTCTTCGAGCAGGCCGTGCAGACTCTGCGCTCGAAAGGTGCCACCATTGTCGACAACGCCAATATCGAAACGCTGGACGCCATTGAAGAAAAGGAATTCGAACTGCTGGCCTGGGACTTCAAGGATGCACTGAATGAATACCTGGCCGGAACCACCGGCGACTACAAGTCACTGCAATCGCTGATACGCGGCAACCGCGAACAGGCCGGGGCGGAAATGCCCTACTTCGATCAGGAGATCTTTGTGCAGGCGCAGGCTTCCCGCGGTCGCGATGAGCCGGAGTATGCCGCCCAGGTGGCGCGCCTGAAAAAGCTCGCCGGCGCTGACGGTATCGATGCCACCATGAAGAAATATCACGTGGACATACTGGTAGCGCCGACGACCGCCCCGGCGTGGAAAATCGATCACATCAGCGGCGACCACTATCTGGGCTCCGCCACCACCCCCGCCGCCGTAGCCGGGTATCCGCACATTACCGTTCCTATGGGCTTTGTCGACCACCTGCCGGTAGGTATTTCATTTTTTGCCAGCGCCCGGCAGGAGGACAGACTCATTCGCACTGCGTACAATTACGAACAGGCCAGCCACGAGCGCCGCGCGCCCGAGTTCCTGGCCGGCGATCCGAACTAA